A stretch of Amycolatopsis balhimycina FH 1894 DNA encodes these proteins:
- a CDS encoding DUF5131 family protein, whose translation MADGSSIEWTEATWNPTTGCDRVSEGCDNCYALTLAKRLKAMGAAKYQTDGNPKTSGPGFGVAVHPDALVLPYRWRQPRLVFVNSMSDLFHARVPVGFIRDVFGVIADTPQHTYQMLTKRSLRLRRMADRLEWPQNLWMGVSVENEGQLERVDHLREVPAAVRFISAEPLLGPLPGLSLDGIGWVITGGESGPRARPCDADWVRHIRDNCAAADVPFFHKQWGGIRPKSLGRELDGRTYDGMPARPAALASPRE comes from the coding sequence ATGGCTGACGGTAGTTCCATCGAATGGACGGAGGCGACCTGGAACCCCACGACGGGGTGCGACCGTGTCTCTGAAGGGTGCGACAACTGTTACGCGCTCACCTTGGCCAAGCGGTTGAAGGCCATGGGTGCCGCGAAGTACCAGACGGATGGCAATCCGAAGACCTCCGGCCCAGGCTTTGGTGTGGCGGTGCATCCCGATGCGCTGGTTCTTCCGTATCGCTGGAGGCAGCCTCGTCTCGTCTTCGTGAACTCGATGTCGGATCTCTTCCACGCGCGGGTTCCGGTGGGCTTCATCAGGGATGTGTTTGGTGTGATCGCAGATACCCCGCAGCACACGTACCAGATGCTGACGAAGCGTTCGTTGCGATTGCGTCGGATGGCAGATCGGCTCGAGTGGCCACAGAACCTCTGGATGGGCGTCTCGGTCGAGAACGAGGGGCAACTGGAGCGGGTCGATCACCTTCGGGAGGTGCCGGCTGCTGTTCGATTCATTTCAGCTGAGCCGCTGCTGGGTCCGCTGCCCGGCCTATCGCTGGACGGGATCGGATGGGTAATCACCGGTGGTGAGTCTGGCCCGCGTGCTCGTCCCTGTGATGCCGACTGGGTTCGGCACATTCGAGACAACTGCGCCGCCGCAGACGTTCCCTTCTTTCACAAGCAGTGGGGCGGTATCCGTCCCAAGTCCCTCGGCCGTGAACTCGATGGGCGGACCTACGACGGCATGCCGGCGCGCCCGGCTGCGCTGGCTTCCCCTAGAGAGTGA
- the tcmP gene encoding three-Cys-motif partner protein TcmP has product MPVDGPVPWERADHTGAKHDIYRRYLKRWFPILLDGAKPYRSVTYAEGFAGPGIYVGGHPGSPIIALQALVDEVTNTSSLVKMLFVDDEPRCIKMLNEQFRSRFPVRPRTPDTLWSKVTLGTCIEKLESALDEMDSWGQPILAVLDSWGNVPVTYRLLKRLADNLSSEVIITLGTQPFIRFVSKMGSDADEVFGGDPTWRALSDLPSGAAKRQHILTCYRQTLQRAGFKFLLDFELIDTRGESLYLVFGTNHRRGLEKMKDSAWEVDRVYGVGFRDPRDEQAEALFELTEPALAPLGRLLLIRLKSGPAAGMRIESLREFALFETVYRPEHVIRTLRELRSQGLIDSDGQALTRSSIVRATP; this is encoded by the coding sequence ATGCCGGTTGATGGCCCCGTGCCGTGGGAACGCGCCGATCACACCGGCGCCAAGCACGACATCTACCGGCGGTACCTGAAGCGCTGGTTCCCGATTCTTCTGGACGGGGCAAAGCCGTATCGGTCGGTCACGTACGCCGAAGGGTTCGCCGGCCCAGGTATCTACGTTGGCGGCCACCCAGGCTCGCCGATCATCGCTTTGCAGGCTCTCGTTGACGAGGTGACCAACACCAGCTCCCTGGTCAAGATGCTCTTCGTCGACGACGAACCCCGGTGCATCAAGATGCTCAACGAGCAGTTTCGCTCCCGGTTTCCTGTTCGTCCGCGCACCCCCGACACCTTGTGGTCCAAGGTCACATTGGGAACCTGCATCGAGAAGCTCGAGTCAGCACTCGATGAGATGGACTCCTGGGGGCAGCCCATCCTGGCGGTGCTCGACTCCTGGGGGAACGTCCCCGTCACCTATCGACTTCTGAAACGGCTGGCCGACAACCTGTCCTCTGAGGTGATCATCACTCTGGGGACGCAGCCGTTCATCCGCTTCGTATCGAAGATGGGCTCCGACGCCGATGAAGTGTTCGGCGGCGACCCGACGTGGCGTGCACTGAGCGACCTGCCCAGCGGCGCAGCCAAGAGGCAGCACATCTTGACCTGCTACCGGCAGACCCTCCAACGAGCCGGTTTCAAGTTCCTCCTCGACTTCGAACTGATCGACACCCGCGGCGAGTCGCTCTACCTCGTATTCGGGACGAACCACCGCCGCGGCCTGGAGAAGATGAAGGACTCCGCATGGGAGGTCGATCGCGTGTACGGTGTCGGCTTCCGCGACCCGCGTGATGAGCAGGCCGAGGCACTGTTCGAGCTCACCGAACCCGCTCTGGCACCGCTGGGCCGACTACTGCTAATTCGGCTGAAAAGTGGCCCGGCAGCGGGAATGCGGATCGAGTCGCTCAGGGAATTCGCACTGTTCGAGACCGTCTACCGACCCGAACACGTCATCCGGACGCTGCGCGAACTGAGGAGCCAGGGCCTGATCGACAGTGACGGTCAGGCTTTGACCAGGTCCAGCATCGTGCGAGCGACGCCGTAG
- the tcmP gene encoding three-Cys-motif partner protein TcmP, which produces MTIDSEPMKEDLTPEELEDYSLSGEAGGESQAGSDDPFFVSKKAAAVYKHKLLKTYFPKFAGKAGSTEADKRLVYVDTHAGRGSYDDGTAGSPLLVAQDVAGMQRLRRIDCFFVEARKSNFEHLDDVLTRNMPEGARWHTRQGRASDHLQEALTFAGDSPLFMFIDPYGLGPTFDEVVMVLNRPRNGYGSKTEVLLNFIAMAFSRAGGYLRRAEKSAQQLTTLERLDKVLGGPWWRAVYLASESTAPAIQEIALGYAQRIQAKTNCSVSLIPVRDRAHNHPIYWLVHFTRHPDGVWWIREAAAYASEAWRRHCSPPPQGNDDGLFAVEDPFPAEEAARQAGWIDAIERHARRLLQEQGTIELPRDAQAVFGPETFGQAWAKHLRGALARLHKEGILEPKPLADGLDKYKGRRVQHS; this is translated from the coding sequence ATGACTATTGACAGCGAGCCAATGAAAGAGGATCTGACCCCCGAAGAACTGGAGGACTACAGCCTCAGCGGCGAAGCAGGGGGTGAGTCGCAGGCCGGTTCCGACGACCCCTTCTTCGTATCCAAGAAGGCTGCGGCAGTGTACAAACACAAGCTCCTGAAGACGTACTTTCCCAAGTTCGCCGGCAAGGCTGGCTCGACCGAGGCCGATAAGCGCCTGGTCTATGTCGACACGCACGCTGGGCGTGGCTCCTATGATGATGGAACAGCTGGGAGCCCCCTGCTTGTGGCTCAGGACGTTGCTGGGATGCAGCGACTGCGCCGCATTGACTGCTTCTTCGTCGAAGCTCGCAAAAGCAACTTCGAGCATCTTGACGATGTCCTCACCCGCAACATGCCCGAGGGAGCCCGCTGGCACACGCGCCAGGGACGGGCAAGCGACCACTTGCAAGAGGCACTGACCTTCGCCGGCGATTCGCCGCTGTTCATGTTCATCGATCCCTACGGCCTCGGCCCGACATTCGACGAGGTCGTGATGGTGCTCAACCGGCCTCGCAACGGCTACGGCAGCAAGACGGAAGTCCTCCTGAACTTCATCGCGATGGCCTTCTCCCGCGCAGGCGGCTACCTTCGCCGCGCTGAGAAGTCCGCGCAGCAGCTGACCACTCTCGAACGCCTGGATAAGGTCCTCGGCGGTCCTTGGTGGCGCGCGGTTTACCTCGCATCGGAATCCACCGCTCCTGCCATCCAGGAGATAGCTCTCGGCTACGCCCAGCGAATCCAGGCGAAGACCAACTGCTCCGTCAGCTTGATCCCGGTCCGAGACCGCGCACACAACCACCCCATCTATTGGCTTGTCCACTTCACCCGCCATCCGGACGGCGTCTGGTGGATCCGCGAAGCTGCCGCGTACGCGAGTGAAGCGTGGCGGCGACACTGCAGCCCTCCACCGCAGGGAAATGACGACGGGCTCTTCGCTGTCGAAGACCCGTTTCCAGCCGAAGAAGCCGCCCGACAGGCTGGGTGGATCGACGCGATCGAGCGACATGCTCGGAGACTTCTGCAAGAGCAGGGCACGATCGAGCTCCCACGAGACGCCCAAGCGGTGTTCGGACCTGAAACGTTCGGCCAGGCCTGGGCCAAACATCTGCGAGGAGCACTCGCCCGGCTCCACAAAGAGGGGATCCTCGAGCCGAAGCCGCTCGCTGACGGCTTGGACAAGTACAAGGGACGCCGAGTTCAGCACTCGTAG